A region of Pasteurellaceae bacterium Orientalotternb1 DNA encodes the following proteins:
- a CDS encoding energy transducer TonB: MQKHHSRLGLLGSLALHSAIFASIWWAMHTTRPAKAVEEVTSISMEMMTAILEQPQVAVAPEPEPEEVKEPEPEETKEPEPEPEPIPDPKPIEPPKPIEKPKEKPKPKEKPKEKPKDKPKEKPKADKPKPPIKAVEKGAEVKQGIVAKAIPDAVQGTKLQTAVSGSGNSNSASSSGEINAYKARLQRTLQQRANNAYPQREKMMRKTGIVTLGFTLSSSGQITNVSVVKSSGNSNLDEAASRAAQSTKMNSPPPAGFPTYLTVPVKFSLQ, from the coding sequence ATGCAAAAACACCATTCTCGCCTTGGTTTGCTCGGTTCGTTAGCCCTACATAGTGCCATTTTTGCCAGCATTTGGTGGGCAATGCACACTACTCGCCCCGCAAAGGCGGTCGAGGAAGTGACCAGTATTTCAATGGAAATGATGACCGCAATTTTAGAGCAGCCACAAGTGGCAGTTGCTCCCGAACCAGAACCTGAAGAAGTAAAAGAACCAGAGCCTGAAGAAACAAAAGAGCCGGAGCCAGAACCCGAGCCTATTCCTGATCCAAAACCGATTGAGCCCCCAAAGCCTATCGAAAAACCGAAAGAAAAGCCGAAACCAAAAGAGAAGCCGAAGGAAAAACCAAAGGATAAACCGAAAGAGAAACCAAAAGCCGACAAACCAAAACCACCGATAAAAGCCGTGGAAAAAGGGGCGGAAGTCAAACAAGGTATTGTTGCGAAAGCTATTCCTGATGCAGTGCAAGGCACAAAATTACAAACTGCCGTTTCAGGTAGTGGAAACAGTAATAGTGCGTCTTCAAGCGGAGAAATCAATGCTTACAAAGCCCGATTACAACGGACATTACAGCAACGAGCCAATAACGCTTACCCACAGCGAGAAAAAATGATGCGTAAAACGGGCATCGTTACGCTGGGTTTTACCCTTTCTAGCAGCGGACAAATCACAAATGTTAGCGTAGTGAAATCTTCAGGCAACAGCAACTTAGACGAAGCCGCCAGCCGTGCTGCACAAAGCACGAAGATGAACTCACCACCGCCTGCGGGCTTCCCAACGTATTTAACTGTGCCAGTTAAATTTAGTTTGCAATAA
- a CDS encoding tRNA (cytosine(34)-2'-O)-methyltransferase TrmL: MLDIVLFEPEIPQNSGNIIRLCANCGFRLHMIEPLGFTWDDKKLRRSGLDYHEFVDIKKYKNFDEFLAIAKPKRLFALTTKGEPNHSDVQYELGDFLMFGPESRGIPKLILDSLPMPQKIRIPMVAGSRSMNLSNSVAVVVYEAWRQFGYQNAVPRQPI, encoded by the coding sequence ATGTTAGATATTGTGTTATTTGAACCCGAAATCCCGCAAAATAGCGGCAATATTATTCGACTTTGTGCCAATTGTGGTTTTCGTTTGCATATGATTGAGCCTTTGGGGTTTACTTGGGACGATAAAAAACTCCGCCGTTCAGGGCTGGATTATCACGAATTTGTCGATATTAAAAAGTACAAAAATTTTGATGAATTTTTAGCTATAGCGAAGCCAAAACGCCTTTTTGCACTGACCACTAAAGGCGAGCCAAACCACAGCGATGTGCAATATGAATTGGGGGACTTTTTGATGTTCGGTCCTGAAAGCCGTGGTATTCCAAAACTGATTTTAGATAGTTTGCCGATGCCGCAAAAAATCCGTATTCCAATGGTGGCGGGCAGCCGCAGTATGAATTTATCAAACTCGGTGGCGGTGGTAGTGTATGAAGCATGGCGGCAATTTGGCTATCAAAACGCCGTGCCACGTCAGCCGATTTAA
- a CDS encoding histidine--tRNA ligase: MSKTIKALRGMNDLAPTETPLWQWVEGQIQATFASYGYTEIRSPIMESTNLFKRGVGEATDIVEKEMFTFSRDEEAGESFTLRPEGTAGCVRAAIEHGWIYNQEQRLWYIGPMFRYERPQKGRYRQFHQAGVEIFGIPNAEADAELIVLTARLWEKLGIREHVTLQLNSIGGLEVRTKYREALVAFLQNHLDVLKQDPDSERRLTTNPLRILDTKNQALQIVLNDAPKLHDFLDEESKTHFAKLCTILDEMGIAYEVNQKLVRGLDYYNKTVFEWVTTALGAQGTVCGGGRYDGLVEQLGGHATEGVGFAMGLERLVLLVQEVNPNINLPRAVDVYVVHTGEGTTAAAFRLAETLRSAFPQLRTMLHTSGGNFKKQFKRADKSGAKIALVLGESEVAENNVVIKDLFGEAEQITITQADLIAELGKRFA; encoded by the coding sequence ATGTCAAAAACAATCAAAGCCCTGCGAGGTATGAACGATCTAGCCCCAACGGAAACGCCACTATGGCAATGGGTGGAAGGACAAATTCAGGCGACGTTCGCTAGTTACGGCTACACCGAAATACGTAGTCCGATTATGGAATCGACCAATCTATTCAAACGTGGCGTAGGTGAAGCCACCGATATCGTCGAAAAAGAGATGTTCACTTTCTCGCGTGATGAAGAAGCGGGCGAAAGTTTCACCCTGCGTCCTGAAGGCACGGCAGGTTGCGTGCGTGCAGCGATTGAACACGGTTGGATCTACAACCAAGAACAGCGTTTATGGTATATCGGGCCTATGTTCCGCTATGAGCGTCCGCAAAAAGGTCGTTACCGTCAATTTCACCAAGCGGGCGTGGAAATTTTCGGTATTCCAAACGCCGAAGCTGATGCTGAATTGATTGTTTTAACCGCTCGTTTATGGGAAAAGCTCGGTATTCGTGAACACGTTACCTTGCAATTAAACTCGATCGGCGGTTTGGAAGTCCGCACGAAATATCGTGAAGCCTTGGTCGCATTTTTGCAAAATCATTTAGACGTGCTAAAACAAGACCCAGACAGCGAACGCCGTTTAACCACCAATCCGCTACGCATTTTGGATACTAAAAACCAAGCGTTGCAAATAGTGTTAAACGATGCCCCGAAACTGCACGATTTCTTAGACGAAGAATCTAAAACCCACTTTGCGAAACTTTGTACGATTTTAGATGAAATGGGCATTGCTTACGAAGTCAATCAAAAACTGGTTCGTGGTTTGGATTACTACAACAAAACCGTTTTTGAGTGGGTAACGACCGCCCTTGGTGCACAAGGCACGGTATGTGGCGGCGGACGTTACGATGGCTTGGTTGAACAACTGGGCGGACACGCCACTGAAGGTGTGGGCTTTGCAATGGGCTTAGAGCGTTTAGTGCTGCTGGTGCAAGAAGTGAACCCAAATATCAACTTGCCAAGAGCAGTGGATGTTTATGTCGTTCACACAGGCGAAGGCACGACTGCCGCAGCATTCCGTTTAGCTGAAACCTTACGTTCCGCCTTCCCACAGTTACGTACAATGTTGCACACAAGCGGTGGCAATTTCAAAAAACAATTCAAACGTGCTGATAAATCAGGGGCAAAAATCGCCTTGGTATTAGGTGAAAGCGAAGTCGCAGAAAATAACGTGGTAATCAAAGATCTGTTTGGCGAAGCGGAACAAATCACCATTACCCAAGCAGATTTAATCGCTGAACTTGGTAAACGTTTTGCATAA
- a CDS encoding lactate dehydrogenase (fermentative; catalyzes the formationof pyruvate from lactate), whose translation MKVAVFGTKNYDRKYLELVNMKYHFDLEFFDFMLNERTAKMAEGCDVVCIFVNDDGSRKVLEKLAEVGVKMIALRCAGFNNVDLDAAKELGIDVVRVPAYSPEAVAEHAVGLMLTLNRRIHRAYQRTREANFSLEGLIGFNMHKRTLGVVGTGKIGIATMRILKGFGMHILAYDPFKNPEAEALEAEYVSLDELYAKSHVITLHCPATPENYHLLNKEAFAKMKDGVMIINTSRGSLINTQDAIEALKQRKIGALGMDVYENERDLFFEDKSNEVILDDVFRRLSSCHNVLLTGHQAFLTEEALMSISDTTLSNINCLAKGQPCPNSVLNG comes from the coding sequence ATGAAAGTCGCTGTATTTGGTACTAAAAATTACGACCGAAAATATTTGGAACTGGTCAATATGAAATATCATTTTGACTTGGAGTTTTTCGATTTTATGCTCAACGAACGCACGGCAAAAATGGCGGAAGGCTGCGATGTGGTCTGCATCTTTGTGAATGATGACGGCAGTCGTAAAGTGCTGGAGAAACTGGCAGAAGTAGGCGTAAAAATGATCGCTTTACGCTGTGCAGGTTTTAATAATGTCGATTTAGATGCAGCAAAAGAACTGGGCATTGACGTGGTACGAGTGCCTGCCTATTCGCCAGAAGCAGTGGCTGAACACGCTGTCGGCTTGATGCTCACTCTCAACCGCCGCATTCATCGGGCTTATCAACGCACTCGTGAAGCTAATTTCTCACTAGAAGGTTTGATCGGCTTTAATATGCACAAACGCACCTTGGGCGTGGTGGGAACGGGCAAAATCGGCATTGCGACAATGCGAATTTTGAAAGGATTTGGGATGCACATTTTAGCCTACGATCCGTTTAAAAACCCTGAAGCCGAAGCCTTGGAGGCGGAATACGTTAGCCTTGATGAGCTGTATGCGAAATCCCACGTGATTACCCTGCATTGCCCTGCAACCCCTGAAAATTACCATCTGCTCAACAAAGAGGCTTTCGCTAAAATGAAAGATGGCGTGATGATCATCAACACCAGCCGTGGTTCGTTGATCAACACCCAAGATGCAATCGAAGCCTTGAAACAACGCAAAATCGGAGCGTTAGGAATGGACGTATATGAAAACGAGCGGGATCTGTTCTTTGAAGACAAATCCAACGAAGTGATTTTAGATGACGTTTTCCGCCGTTTATCATCGTGCCACAACGTCCTGCTCACTGGGCACCAAGCGTTTTTAACCGAAGAAGCGTTGATGAGCATCTCAGATACCACGTTATCAAACATCAACTGCTTGGCAAAAGGACAACCTTGTCCGAATAGCGTACTAAACGGCTAA
- a CDS encoding 4-hydroxy-3-methylbut-2-en-1-yl diphosphate synthase, which yields MLQEPNIKRRESTQIFVGNVPIGGGAPIAVQSMTNTRTTDVEATVAQIKALERVGADIVRVSVPTMDAAEAFKLIKQQVNVPLVADIHFDYRIALKVAEYGVDCLRINPGNIGKEERIRAVVDCARDKNIPIRIGVNAGSLEKDIQEKFGEPTPEALLESALRHVEILDRLNFEQFKVSVKASDVFLAVESYRLLAKAIKQPIHLGITEAGGARAGAVKSAIGLGLLLSEGIGDTLRVSLAADPVEEIKVGFDILKSLRIRSRGINFIACPTCSRQEFDVIGTVNALEQRLEDIITPMDVSIIGCVVNGPGEALVSDLGVTGSNKMSGYYLDGVRQKERFDNDKLIDQLEAKIRARVAQQHNRIDIAQV from the coding sequence ATGTTACAAGAACCGAATATCAAACGTCGTGAATCGACCCAAATTTTTGTCGGTAATGTGCCAATCGGTGGCGGTGCACCGATTGCCGTACAATCGATGACTAATACTCGCACCACCGATGTGGAAGCGACAGTTGCTCAAATTAAAGCTCTTGAGCGTGTTGGGGCGGATATTGTGCGGGTCTCTGTACCGACAATGGATGCCGCCGAAGCATTTAAACTCATCAAACAGCAAGTTAATGTGCCGTTGGTGGCGGATATTCACTTTGACTATCGCATCGCCTTAAAAGTGGCGGAATACGGCGTAGATTGCTTACGCATCAATCCAGGTAACATCGGCAAAGAAGAACGGATTCGTGCCGTGGTCGATTGTGCTCGTGATAAAAATATCCCGATCCGCATCGGGGTGAATGCGGGATCGCTTGAAAAAGATATTCAAGAAAAATTCGGCGAACCTACACCAGAAGCGTTGTTGGAGTCGGCATTACGCCACGTTGAAATTTTAGATCGGCTCAATTTCGAACAATTCAAAGTGAGCGTGAAAGCCTCTGATGTCTTTTTGGCGGTGGAATCTTACCGCTTGCTTGCTAAAGCGATCAAACAGCCGATCCACTTAGGAATTACCGAAGCTGGCGGAGCGAGAGCTGGGGCGGTGAAATCGGCAATCGGCTTGGGCTTGTTGCTTTCTGAAGGTATCGGCGACACTCTGCGTGTGTCGTTGGCGGCAGATCCTGTGGAAGAGATCAAAGTCGGCTTTGATATTTTGAAATCGCTACGCATTCGTTCTCGTGGCATCAACTTTATCGCTTGCCCAACTTGCTCACGCCAAGAATTTGATGTGATCGGTACCGTAAACGCCCTTGAGCAACGTTTGGAAGACATCATCACGCCAATGGACGTGTCGATTATTGGTTGCGTAGTAAACGGTCCAGGCGAAGCGTTAGTTTCCGATCTCGGTGTAACGGGCAGCAACAAAATGAGCGGTTACTATTTGGACGGAGTTCGCCAAAAAGAGCGTTTCGATAACGACAAATTGATCGACCAATTAGAAGCCAAAATCCGTGCAAGAGTGGCACAACAGCATAATCGAATTGATATCGCCCAAGTTTAA
- a CDS encoding DNA-binding protein: MTENTQTLSLGQQFKTAREALGLSLVEVAQQTNLKRNHLESLEDDVFILPNIPPAFVRGYVRNYLRFLRLPVELIDSVNYGEVTLPKETKKVAVSVPVKMNYKSQARWVKGLTWLILLCAVGMTLAWWWQEHKKDQASSEQLVNRSVEMTQNNESNVVIPVSITTEPMPVNLEAQTVLQQSQTPAASEIPLATEATPPTVVVNVLQQPVAVEQVITEPTKQAESTVINDELRIEITNANSWITVRDAKNKKLAEKLYNVGEVLTFNGNEQYRLTVGAPANVKIYYKGEQVPLKVDGRVARFKLPLAN, encoded by the coding sequence ATGACCGAAAATACTCAAACTTTATCGTTAGGACAACAATTCAAAACGGCTCGAGAAGCTTTAGGGCTTTCGTTAGTTGAAGTCGCTCAACAGACAAATTTAAAGCGTAATCACTTAGAGTCTTTAGAAGACGATGTTTTCATCCTGCCGAATATTCCCCCTGCTTTTGTGCGTGGTTATGTCAGAAACTATCTTCGTTTTTTACGTTTGCCTGTGGAATTAATTGATTCTGTTAATTATGGTGAAGTCACCCTTCCCAAAGAAACGAAAAAAGTCGCCGTTTCAGTGCCTGTTAAAATGAACTACAAATCTCAAGCACGCTGGGTAAAAGGGCTTACTTGGTTAATTCTGCTTTGTGCAGTGGGAATGACATTAGCCTGGTGGTGGCAAGAGCATAAAAAAGATCAAGCCAGTAGCGAGCAACTAGTCAATCGTTCAGTTGAAATGACACAAAATAATGAAAGCAACGTGGTGATTCCTGTTTCAATAACGACGGAGCCAATGCCAGTAAACCTCGAAGCACAAACGGTATTACAACAGTCTCAAACGCCAGCAGCCAGTGAGATTCCTTTGGCAACTGAAGCAACGCCACCAACGGTTGTCGTGAACGTATTACAACAACCAGTGGCAGTCGAGCAAGTGATAACAGAACCAACGAAGCAAGCTGAATCTACGGTGATCAATGATGAATTACGTATTGAAATCACCAACGCAAACAGCTGGATTACCGTACGTGATGCGAAAAACAAAAAACTTGCTGAAAAACTCTATAACGTTGGTGAAGTGCTGACGTTCAACGGCAACGAGCAATACCGTTTAACCGTTGGGGCTCCAGCAAACGTGAAAATTTATTACAAGGGCGAACAAGTGCCATTAAAAGTAGATGGTCGTGTTGCTCGTTTCAAACTCCCTTTAGCGAATTAA
- a CDS encoding signal peptide peptidase SppA: MLVIFKRIYQVFRCIREFVMSLFFILFVMICFAVVSLLQADSKMVKQPVSVEKGALLLNLDGYLADNHDEFGDFHRFVQSELGGNNDPVKISVFDVVRAIKAAEYDDKITGLVLDLRYFEGGDLASLHFVGDEITRFKKSNKPVLAIGEYYTQKQYFLASFADKVYLNKAGFVDLHGLNYSTLYFKSLFEKIEAVPHVFRVGTYKSAVEPFLRDDMSPEAKANASLWLAQLWGQFSQKVAENRQINAKTIVPEISQYLADYKKAKGNDAQYALQKGFVTELVDNQQLQQVLLEQFGKHIDGDYNYISFFDYVTTLSDRFDVQDSNKIAVVNVEGEIILGESDESSAGSDTIVSLLRKAREDNEVKGVILRVNSPGGSAMASELIRQEVDAIQQAGKPVVVSMGGMAASGGYWISATSDKIVASPNTLTGSIGIFGLAVSFEQTAKNLGISEDGVATSPLAKEIGFKPVSKEQGEILQIGIENGYDRFIELVSRGRKMSKSEVDKVAQGQVWTGQAAFEKGLVDELGDFNQAYQSVVELVNQQRKAKGEAEIEGFSTQWMIVQDDDLLSQFMRDFKLQLQFKVGALFDLPLVKSAKKPLELLNKFNDPKQMYLYCLNCGTVK; encoded by the coding sequence ATGTTAGTTATTTTTAAACGTATTTATCAAGTGTTTCGTTGCATTCGAGAGTTTGTAATGAGTCTGTTTTTTATTTTATTTGTGATGATCTGCTTTGCCGTGGTGAGTTTGCTGCAAGCGGACTCTAAAATGGTAAAGCAACCTGTGTCAGTTGAAAAAGGGGCGTTGTTACTGAATTTAGATGGTTATTTAGCAGACAATCATGATGAATTTGGCGATTTTCATCGCTTTGTTCAGTCAGAATTAGGCGGTAATAATGATCCTGTGAAAATTTCAGTATTTGATGTGGTAAGAGCCATCAAAGCAGCTGAATATGACGATAAGATTACGGGATTAGTCCTTGATCTCCGCTATTTTGAAGGCGGGGATTTAGCCTCACTTCATTTTGTCGGCGATGAAATCACTCGCTTTAAAAAATCAAATAAACCAGTCTTAGCAATTGGTGAATACTACACTCAAAAGCAGTATTTCTTAGCCAGTTTTGCTGATAAAGTTTATTTAAACAAAGCTGGATTTGTTGATCTTCACGGTTTAAATTACTCAACACTCTATTTCAAAAGTTTATTTGAGAAAATCGAAGCTGTTCCGCATGTTTTCCGTGTCGGTACCTATAAATCTGCTGTTGAGCCATTTTTACGGGACGATATGTCACCAGAAGCAAAAGCAAATGCCAGTTTATGGTTAGCACAATTGTGGGGGCAATTTAGCCAAAAAGTGGCGGAAAACCGCCAAATCAACGCTAAAACGATTGTGCCTGAAATTTCCCAATATCTTGCAGATTATAAAAAAGCCAAAGGCAATGATGCTCAATATGCGTTGCAAAAAGGGTTTGTGACAGAATTAGTGGATAATCAGCAATTACAACAAGTTTTACTCGAACAGTTTGGTAAACATATTGATGGTGATTACAACTATATAAGTTTCTTTGACTATGTCACCACGCTTTCTGATCGTTTTGATGTGCAAGACAGCAATAAAATTGCCGTTGTGAACGTTGAAGGTGAAATTATTTTAGGTGAAAGCGATGAAAGCAGTGCAGGTAGCGATACTATTGTGAGTTTGTTACGTAAGGCTCGAGAAGATAATGAGGTTAAAGGCGTTATTTTACGTGTGAACAGCCCAGGTGGTAGTGCAATGGCATCTGAACTGATTCGACAAGAAGTTGATGCGATTCAACAAGCGGGCAAACCAGTAGTGGTTTCAATGGGCGGAATGGCAGCATCTGGCGGATACTGGATTTCTGCAACCAGCGATAAGATTGTCGCCAGCCCTAATACCTTAACTGGTTCGATAGGTATTTTTGGTTTAGCGGTTAGCTTTGAGCAAACCGCCAAGAATTTGGGCATTTCCGAAGATGGCGTTGCCACTTCGCCACTTGCCAAAGAGATTGGATTCAAACCCGTTTCCAAGGAGCAAGGCGAAATCTTACAAATCGGTATTGAAAATGGCTATGACCGCTTTATTGAATTGGTAAGCCGTGGACGTAAGATGAGTAAATCGGAAGTCGATAAAGTCGCTCAAGGTCAAGTCTGGACAGGGCAAGCCGCTTTCGAAAAGGGATTGGTTGATGAATTAGGTGATTTCAATCAAGCCTATCAAAGTGTGGTGGAGTTAGTGAATCAGCAGCGTAAAGCAAAAGGCGAAGCTGAAATCGAAGGGTTTTCAACGCAATGGATGATCGTGCAAGATGATGATTTACTGAGCCAGTTTATGCGCGATTTCAAGTTGCAGTTACAATTCAAAGTCGGTGCATTATTTGATTTGCCGCTCGTTAAGTCAGCCAAAAAACCACTTGAATTGCTGAATAAATTTAACGATCCAAAACAGATGTATCTTTACTGCTTGAATTGCGGCACAGTGAAGTAA
- a CDS encoding nitroreductase: MDALHLLQHRRSSKKFGNIAPNKEQLEAILKAGLRVPDHGHLKPYHFIVIEKSGMETFHQYLNAVVDEFGLDDEMYKKAHKLSERAPMVIGVVAKIAKDIAKVPAWEQMLTAGCATYAMQLAANAQGFETCWISGKWVNGSAMRNAFGCNEFDRIVALVMIGSPQDDECGISLASHTEEVGNFVSYIR, translated from the coding sequence ATGGACGCCTTACACCTACTTCAACATCGCCGTTCCAGCAAAAAATTCGGCAACATCGCCCCAAACAAAGAGCAACTTGAAGCCATTCTAAAAGCAGGCTTGCGAGTACCCGATCACGGGCATCTCAAGCCGTACCACTTTATCGTGATCGAAAAAAGCGGGATGGAAACTTTCCACCAATATCTGAATGCGGTAGTAGATGAATTTGGTTTAGACGATGAAATGTATAAAAAAGCCCATAAATTGAGCGAACGGGCTCCGATGGTGATCGGCGTAGTGGCGAAAATTGCAAAAGATATCGCTAAAGTACCCGCTTGGGAGCAGATGCTCACCGCTGGCTGTGCTACCTATGCGATGCAACTCGCCGCCAACGCCCAAGGATTCGAAACTTGCTGGATCAGCGGCAAATGGGTAAACGGTTCGGCAATGCGTAACGCCTTTGGTTGCAACGAATTTGACAGAATCGTCGCCCTCGTGATGATCGGCTCGCCACAAGATGACGAGTGCGGTATTTCTCTCGCCAGCCATACGGAAGAGGTTGGCAATTTTGTGAGTTATATTCGTTAA
- a CDS encoding ATPase: protein MNQDNHNYQDLIQIFNGCFAESYNTRLERGGDYPIYLPAFIDEDNVPSERPYNVILFAHGFYSSALHEISHWLVAGKERRKLEDFGYWYEPDGRSEERQREFEQVEVKPQAIEWILATAANFRYFASADNLTGNAGDNTSFKNAVYAQVKHYAENGLPLRAEQLRQALSKFYGTPNYIDLAKFDLSRI, encoded by the coding sequence ATGAACCAAGACAACCATAACTACCAAGATTTAATTCAAATTTTTAACGGCTGCTTTGCCGAAAGCTATAATACTCGCCTAGAACGTGGCGGCGATTATCCGATTTACTTACCCGCATTTATTGATGAAGACAATGTGCCAAGCGAACGACCATACAACGTCATTTTGTTCGCCCACGGCTTTTACAGCAGTGCATTACACGAAATTTCGCATTGGCTTGTGGCAGGCAAAGAACGACGTAAATTAGAAGATTTTGGCTACTGGTATGAACCCGATGGACGCTCCGAAGAACGCCAACGGGAATTTGAGCAGGTGGAAGTCAAACCACAAGCAATCGAATGGATTTTAGCCACCGCTGCCAATTTCCGTTATTTTGCCAGTGCCGACAATCTCACAGGCAATGCAGGCGATAACACCTCATTCAAAAATGCCGTTTATGCCCAAGTGAAACATTACGCCGAAAACGGCTTGCCGTTGCGTGCCGAGCAACTTCGCCAAGCCTTGAGCAAATTTTATGGCACACCAAATTATATTGACCTCGCCAAATTTGATCTTTCTCGCATTTAG
- a CDS encoding 3-deoxy-manno-octulosonate cytidylyltransferase (CMP-2-keto-3-deoxyoctulosonic acid synthetase; catalyzes the formation of CMP-3-deoxy-D-manno-octulosonate from CTP and 3-deoxy-D-manno-octulosonate which is incorporated into LPS) → MDFTVIIPARYASTRLPRKPLLDITGKPMIQHVWEKAQQAGAKRVIVATDHPEIEQVVKNFGGEVCLTSDKHNSGTERLAEVIEKMALADDEIIVNIQGDEPLIPSVIVAQVAENLDRHQVNFATLAVKLTSKEELLNPNVVKTLTDTIGMAIYFSRSPIPFPRDQFATLDDQFVAQQNYLRHIGIYAYRAGFVKRYVAWQPTALEQLESLEQLRALWYGEKIHLDLAKQAPQVGVDTAEDLERVRQILAGE, encoded by the coding sequence ATGGATTTTACCGTTATCATTCCCGCTCGTTATGCTTCTACCCGCTTGCCCCGTAAGCCGTTGCTAGACATTACGGGCAAACCGATGATCCAACACGTTTGGGAAAAAGCACAACAAGCGGGAGCAAAACGTGTGATTGTTGCCACCGACCACCCTGAAATTGAGCAAGTAGTGAAAAATTTCGGGGGAGAAGTTTGCCTGACCTCTGATAAACACAATTCTGGCACAGAACGTTTAGCCGAAGTAATCGAAAAAATGGCACTTGCCGATGATGAAATTATCGTCAATATTCAAGGCGATGAACCCCTTATTCCGTCGGTAATCGTGGCTCAAGTTGCCGAAAATTTAGACCGCCATCAAGTCAATTTTGCTACGCTTGCGGTCAAACTCACCAGCAAAGAAGAGTTGCTCAATCCGAATGTAGTCAAAACTTTGACCGACACAATCGGAATGGCGATCTACTTTTCTCGCAGCCCAATTCCATTCCCACGGGATCAATTCGCCACCCTTGACGATCAGTTTGTCGCTCAACAAAACTATCTACGCCATATCGGCATTTACGCCTACCGAGCGGGCTTTGTGAAGCGATATGTAGCGTGGCAACCAACTGCATTGGAGCAGTTAGAGTCTCTCGAACAACTACGTGCGTTGTGGTATGGGGAAAAAATTCATTTAGACTTGGCAAAACAAGCCCCACAAGTGGGCGTGGATACTGCCGAAGATCTGGAACGAGTCCGCCAAATTTTAGCGGGCGAATAA
- a CDS encoding MBL fold metallo-hydrolase yields the protein MFNLQIVPVTPFQQNCSIIWDEHKNAAIIDAGGEAQKIIQFVEEQRLNVEKLLITHGHLDHIMAVDELRQHFGVDVFGAHQADKPLFEQLPEICRNYGFPETPAFLPNYWLNEGDQVQVGQLTFTVRHLPGHSPGHIGFFDFENKITFSGDVLFQNSIGRTDLYQGNFEQLITTIHSKMFDLADDFIVVCGHGRHTTIGQEKMSNPFLK from the coding sequence ATGTTTAATTTGCAAATTGTGCCCGTTACCCCATTTCAGCAGAATTGTTCAATTATTTGGGATGAGCATAAAAATGCAGCAATTATTGATGCAGGTGGCGAGGCACAAAAAATCATTCAGTTTGTCGAAGAGCAAAGGCTGAATGTTGAAAAATTATTGATCACTCACGGTCATCTTGATCACATAATGGCAGTTGATGAATTACGTCAGCATTTTGGTGTTGACGTATTTGGAGCTCATCAAGCTGACAAACCACTTTTTGAACAACTCCCAGAAATTTGCCGTAATTATGGTTTTCCAGAAACCCCAGCCTTTTTACCCAATTATTGGCTAAATGAAGGTGACCAAGTTCAAGTTGGTCAATTAACCTTTACGGTTCGCCATTTACCAGGACATTCTCCAGGGCATATCGGTTTTTTCGATTTTGAGAATAAAATTACTTTTAGCGGTGATGTATTATTCCAAAACAGCATTGGTAGAACAGATTTATATCAGGGAAACTTTGAACAATTAATCACAACGATTCATTCAAAAATGTTTGATTTAGCAGATGATTTTATTGTTGTTTGCGGTCATGGTCGCCATACAACGATTGGTCAAGAGAAAATGTCTAATCCGTTTTTAAAGTAA